A genomic region of Xanthomonas campestris pv. phormiicola contains the following coding sequences:
- the greB gene encoding transcription elongation factor GreB — protein sequence MSRWRPPAEKSTALITAEGHARLKAELEELWRVRRPEVVKALAAAAAEGDRSENAEYSYRKKQLGEIDRRVRYLSKRLEALRVVDTAPSDPQAVFFGAVVELEDADSGELLRYRIVGPDETDAGRGWISIDSPLARALLKKRIDDEIEAQLPGGRHSFVVVSVDYAAR from the coding sequence ATGAGCCGCTGGCGCCCACCTGCCGAGAAAAGCACCGCCCTGATCACCGCCGAGGGCCACGCACGGCTCAAGGCCGAGCTGGAAGAGCTATGGCGCGTGCGTCGTCCGGAGGTAGTCAAGGCGCTGGCCGCGGCCGCGGCCGAGGGCGACCGCTCGGAAAATGCCGAGTACAGCTACCGCAAGAAGCAGCTGGGCGAGATCGACCGCCGCGTGCGCTACCTGAGCAAGCGTCTGGAAGCGCTGCGCGTGGTGGATACCGCGCCGTCCGATCCGCAGGCGGTGTTCTTCGGCGCCGTGGTCGAACTGGAGGACGCCGACAGCGGCGAGCTGCTGCGCTACCGCATCGTCGGCCCGGACGAGACCGATGCCGGCCGCGGCTGGATCAGTATCGACTCGCCGCTGGCGCGGGCGCTGCTGAAGAAGCGCATCGACGACGAGATCGAGGCGCAGCTGCCCGGCGGCCGCCACAGCTTCGTGGTGGTGTCGGTGGACTACGCCGCGCGCTGA